A window of the Hippoglossus stenolepis isolate QCI-W04-F060 chromosome 8, HSTE1.2, whole genome shotgun sequence genome harbors these coding sequences:
- the tbx20 gene encoding T-box transcription factor TBX20 isoform X1, with the protein MEYTSSPKPQLSSRANAFSIAALMSSGKPSKDKETEESTIKPLEQFVEKSSCNQALADLSSLDAHGGDFSGSAPSVCTEPLIPTNPGVPSEEMAKISCTLETKELWDKFHDLGTEMIITKSGRRMFPTIRVSFSGVDQDSKYIVLMDIVPVDNKRYRYAYHRSSWLVAGKADPPLPARLYVHPDSPFTGEQLMKQMVSFEKVKLTNNELDQHGHIILNSMHKYQPRVHIIKKKDHTASLLNLKSEEFRTFVFVETVFTAVTAYQNQLITKLKIDSNPFAKGFRDSSRLTDMESRESVENLIHKHSYARSPIRTYTGDEDNLGEDIHSAHARGSAFSASDNLSLSSWVTTASGFSGYPQSLSAMSAGAASLPHPIQGSLPPYSRLGMPLTPSALAGTMQGSGPSFPSFHMPRYHHYFQQGPYAAIQGLRHSSTVMTPFV; encoded by the exons agCAGTTCGTGGAGAAGTCCTCGTGCAACCAGGCTCTGGCTGACCTGTCCTCCCTGGACGCGCACGGCGGCGACTTCAGCGGGAGCGCGCCCTCGGTGTGCACGGAGCCCCTCATCCCCACCAATCCCGGCGTCCCGAGCGAGGAGATGGCCAAGATCTCGTGCACCCTGGAGACCAAGGAGCTGTGGGACAAGTTCCACGACCTGGGAACCGAGATGATCATCACCAAGTCCGGAAg GAGGATGTTCCCCACCATCCGGGTCTCTTTCTCCGGGGTGGACCAGGACTCGAAGTACATCGTGTTGATGGACATCGTCCCGGTGGACAACAAGCGGTACCGGTACGCGTACCACCGCTCCTCCTGGCTGGTGGCCGGCAAGGCCGACCCTCCTCTGCCCGCCAG GCTGTACGTGCACCCGGACTCCCCGTTCACCGGAGAGCAGCTGATGAAGCAGATGGTTTCCTTCGAGAAGGTGAAGCTGACGAACAACGAGCTGGACCAACACGGACAC ATCATCCTGAACTCCATGCACAAGTACCAGCCCCGAGTCCACATCATCAAGAAGAAGGACCACACCGCCTCGCTGCTCAACCTCAAGTCCGAGGAGTTCCGCACCTTCGTCTTCGTGGAAACCGTCTTCACGGCCGTCACAGCCTATCAGAACCAGCTG atAACCAAACTGAAGATCGACAGCAACCCGTTCGCCAAAGGTTTCCGGGACTCGTCGCGGCTGACGGACATGGAGAG CAGGGAAAGTGTTGAGAACCTGATCCACAAGCACTCGTACGCCCGGTCGCCGATCCGAACCTACACTGGCGATGAGGACAACCTGGGTGAGGACATCCACTCCGCACACGCCAGAG GTTCAGCGTTCTCCGCCTCAGACAAcctctctctcagctcctgGGTCACCACCGCATCGGGCTTCTCTGGCTACCCACAGTCCCTGTCGGCGATGAGCGCTGGCGCCGCCTCCCTGCCCCACCCCATCCAGGGCTCCCTCCCCCCCTACAGCCGGCTGGGCATGCCGCTGACGCCCAGTGCGCTGGCCGGCACCATGCAGGGCAGCGGGCCGTCCTTCCCATCCTTCCACATGCCCCGCTACCACCACTACTTCCAGCAGGGGCCCTACGCCGCCATCCAGGGACTGCGCCACTCCTCCACGGTCATGACGCCCTTCGTATGA
- the tbx20 gene encoding T-box transcription factor TBX20 isoform X2 — protein MEYTSSPKPQLSSRANAFSIAALMSSGKPSKDKETEESTIKPLEQFVEKSSCNQALADLSSLDAHGGDFSGSAPSVCTEPLIPTNPGVPSEEMAKISCTLETKELWDKFHDLGTEMIITKSGRRMFPTIRVSFSGVDQDSKYIVLMDIVPVDNKRYRYAYHRSSWLVAGKADPPLPARLYVHPDSPFTGEQLMKQMVSFEKVKLTNNELDQHGHIILNSMHKYQPRVHIIKKKDHTASLLNLKSEEFRTFVFVETVFTAVTAYQNQLITKLKIDSNPFAKGFRDSSRLTDMERESVENLIHKHSYARSPIRTYTGDEDNLGEDIHSAHARGSAFSASDNLSLSSWVTTASGFSGYPQSLSAMSAGAASLPHPIQGSLPPYSRLGMPLTPSALAGTMQGSGPSFPSFHMPRYHHYFQQGPYAAIQGLRHSSTVMTPFV, from the exons agCAGTTCGTGGAGAAGTCCTCGTGCAACCAGGCTCTGGCTGACCTGTCCTCCCTGGACGCGCACGGCGGCGACTTCAGCGGGAGCGCGCCCTCGGTGTGCACGGAGCCCCTCATCCCCACCAATCCCGGCGTCCCGAGCGAGGAGATGGCCAAGATCTCGTGCACCCTGGAGACCAAGGAGCTGTGGGACAAGTTCCACGACCTGGGAACCGAGATGATCATCACCAAGTCCGGAAg GAGGATGTTCCCCACCATCCGGGTCTCTTTCTCCGGGGTGGACCAGGACTCGAAGTACATCGTGTTGATGGACATCGTCCCGGTGGACAACAAGCGGTACCGGTACGCGTACCACCGCTCCTCCTGGCTGGTGGCCGGCAAGGCCGACCCTCCTCTGCCCGCCAG GCTGTACGTGCACCCGGACTCCCCGTTCACCGGAGAGCAGCTGATGAAGCAGATGGTTTCCTTCGAGAAGGTGAAGCTGACGAACAACGAGCTGGACCAACACGGACAC ATCATCCTGAACTCCATGCACAAGTACCAGCCCCGAGTCCACATCATCAAGAAGAAGGACCACACCGCCTCGCTGCTCAACCTCAAGTCCGAGGAGTTCCGCACCTTCGTCTTCGTGGAAACCGTCTTCACGGCCGTCACAGCCTATCAGAACCAGCTG atAACCAAACTGAAGATCGACAGCAACCCGTTCGCCAAAGGTTTCCGGGACTCGTCGCGGCTGACGGACATGGAGAG GGAAAGTGTTGAGAACCTGATCCACAAGCACTCGTACGCCCGGTCGCCGATCCGAACCTACACTGGCGATGAGGACAACCTGGGTGAGGACATCCACTCCGCACACGCCAGAG GTTCAGCGTTCTCCGCCTCAGACAAcctctctctcagctcctgGGTCACCACCGCATCGGGCTTCTCTGGCTACCCACAGTCCCTGTCGGCGATGAGCGCTGGCGCCGCCTCCCTGCCCCACCCCATCCAGGGCTCCCTCCCCCCCTACAGCCGGCTGGGCATGCCGCTGACGCCCAGTGCGCTGGCCGGCACCATGCAGGGCAGCGGGCCGTCCTTCCCATCCTTCCACATGCCCCGCTACCACCACTACTTCCAGCAGGGGCCCTACGCCGCCATCCAGGGACTGCGCCACTCCTCCACGGTCATGACGCCCTTCGTATGA